A portion of the Mustela erminea isolate mMusErm1 chromosome 19, mMusErm1.Pri, whole genome shotgun sequence genome contains these proteins:
- the SELENOW gene encoding selenoprotein W, which produces MLRSPAMALAIRVVYCGAUGYKSKYLQLKKKLEDEFPGCLDICGEGTPQATGFFEVMVAGKLVHSKKRGDGYVDTESKFLKLVAAVKAALAQG; this is translated from the exons ATGCTGCGGTCCCCAGCCATGGCCCTCGCCATCCGAGTCGTTTATTG TGGCGCTTGAGGCTACAAGTCCAAG TATCTTCAACTCAAGAAGAAGTTAGAAGATGAGTTCCCGGGATGCCTGGACATC TGCGGCGAGGGGACTCCCCAGGCCACCGGCTTCTTTGAAGTGATGGTAGCTGGGAAGTTGGTTCACTCCAAGAAG AGAGGTGATGGCTACGTGGACACAGAGAGCAAGTTTCTGAAGCTGGTGGCCGCTGTCAAGGCCGCCTTGGCTCAGGGCTAA